A genomic stretch from Malus domestica chromosome 15, GDT2T_hap1 includes:
- the LOC114823672 gene encoding uncharacterized protein yields MSNGEDYDSDTPEELTAEQGVQQDQELSKLQKEHSSRVVREAKERRRQWAQKKTPKKTQKPFAEAESVQDTSEPKANQESLGNGGMLPSNIVELLASREKQKFLSDSEDEKTDSRSTKKKKKLKCSGVDAILLKETPAPQCLQNSLAFLEKRRMQVPRSSAVLNNSDQTLRLLSSSGL; encoded by the exons ATGTCGAACGGAGAAGATTACGACTCGGACACGCCGGAGGAGCTCACGGCCGAGCAG GGAGTTCAACAAGACCAAGAACTTAGCAAGCTCCAGAAAGAGCATAGTTCCAG GGTGGTTCGTGAAGCAAAAGAACGTCGTAGACAATGGGCCCAAAAGAAAACACCCAAGAAAACACAAAAGCCATTTGCTGAAGCTGAAAGTGTTCAAGATACCTCTGAACCTAAAGCAAACCAAGAATCTTTGGGTAATGGAGGGATGCTTCCAAGCAACATTGTTGAGCTGCTTGCATCTCGTGAGAA GCAAAAGTTCCTCTCCGACTCTGAGGATGAGAAGACCGACTCAAGGTCcactaagaaaaagaaaaaactaaaatgCTCAGG GGTGGATGCTATTTTATTGAAGGAGACACCTGCCCCTCAATGCTTACAGAATTCCTTAGCGTTCTTGGAGAAAAGGAGAATGCAGGTACCTAGATCATCTGCAGTGTTGAACAACTCCGACCAAACATTACGCCTCCTCTCTTCGTCAGGCCTGTAA